The following are from one region of the Hymenobacter radiodurans genome:
- a CDS encoding alpha-ketoacid dehydrogenase subunit alpha/beta, translating into MSTAESALAATPATLSKEDLLHDYRLGWESRHASLAGRKEVFMGKAKFGIFGDGKELPQLAMARVFQPGDFRSGYYRDQTFMMAAGELTLQQYFAQLYAHPDVEAEPATAGRAMNGHFATRLLDEDGNFKNLAELKNSSADVSPTASQMPRLVGLAYASKLYRQNPELHELTQFSVNGNEVAFGTIGNASTSEGMFFEALNAAGVLQIPMLISVWDDHYGISVPAEYQTCKQSISAILSGLQREAPGEQGFEIFVVKGWDYPALLDTYQRAAEVCRREHVPVLVHVTEVTQPQGHSTSGSHERYKSKDRLTWEEEHDCLLKMRDWLLSEEHATSEELDQLENEAKNTVREARTAAWGDFFNPIKQERDEVVVLLEKLVDETGRQNALHEMVEQLQHNPAPIRADMVRTVRKALRFTRDQQRSASRRELTNWLDQTLAENADRYNSYLYSQSEQAALNIEIEPIKFAENAPQVDAREVLQACFDANFRRDPTIFAIGEDVGRIGDVNQAFAGLQEKFGELRVTDTGIRECTIVGQGIGAAMRGLRPITEIQYLDYLLYAIQILSDDVACLQYRTKGGQKAPLIVRTRGHRLEGIWHSGSPIGMILSSIRGMHVCVPRNMTQAAGFYNTLLRSDEPALVIEPLNGYRLKERIPQNVGEFTLPLGVPEVLQAGTDVTIVTYGSMCRIVLDAAKQLGEVGISVEVIDVQTLLPFDLQHVIADSVRKTSRILFADEDVPGGATAYMMQHVLDDQQAYRFLDSQPRCLAAQPHRPPYGSDGDYFSKPNAEDVFDTVYEMLQESDPKRFPAIY; encoded by the coding sequence ATGTCCACTGCCGAATCTGCACTAGCCGCCACCCCGGCCACCCTCAGCAAAGAAGACCTGCTCCACGACTACCGCCTGGGCTGGGAAAGCCGCCACGCCTCCTTGGCTGGGCGGAAGGAGGTATTTATGGGCAAGGCCAAATTTGGCATTTTCGGTGATGGCAAAGAACTGCCTCAGCTGGCCATGGCCCGCGTGTTTCAGCCCGGCGACTTCCGCTCCGGCTATTACCGCGACCAGACCTTCATGATGGCCGCCGGCGAGCTGACGTTGCAGCAGTATTTTGCCCAGCTCTACGCTCACCCCGATGTAGAAGCCGAGCCTGCCACCGCCGGTCGGGCCATGAATGGTCACTTTGCTACTCGCCTGCTCGATGAAGATGGTAACTTCAAAAACCTCGCGGAGCTGAAAAACTCTTCGGCGGACGTGTCGCCGACGGCTTCCCAGATGCCGCGCTTAGTTGGTTTAGCGTATGCCTCGAAGCTGTACCGTCAGAACCCCGAACTGCATGAGCTGACCCAGTTCAGCGTGAATGGGAACGAGGTAGCTTTTGGTACCATTGGCAACGCCAGCACCTCCGAAGGAATGTTCTTTGAAGCGCTGAATGCTGCCGGCGTGCTACAGATTCCGATGCTCATATCGGTGTGGGATGACCACTATGGTATCTCTGTTCCGGCTGAATATCAGACCTGTAAGCAAAGTATCAGCGCCATTCTCAGTGGCCTGCAGCGCGAGGCACCCGGCGAGCAGGGCTTTGAGATTTTTGTCGTGAAAGGCTGGGATTATCCAGCGTTGCTTGATACCTATCAGCGGGCCGCCGAGGTGTGCCGCCGCGAGCATGTGCCGGTGCTCGTTCACGTGACGGAAGTAACGCAGCCTCAGGGGCATAGCACGTCGGGCTCGCATGAGCGATATAAATCCAAGGACCGCCTGACCTGGGAGGAAGAGCACGACTGCTTGCTCAAAATGCGTGACTGGCTGCTGTCCGAAGAACACGCTACGAGTGAGGAACTGGATCAACTGGAGAATGAAGCAAAGAATACCGTGCGTGAAGCGCGTACGGCTGCCTGGGGGGATTTTTTCAACCCCATTAAGCAGGAGCGCGACGAGGTAGTGGTATTGTTAGAAAAGCTGGTAGATGAAACCGGCCGTCAGAACGCCCTCCATGAAATGGTGGAGCAGTTGCAGCACAACCCCGCACCCATCCGCGCCGACATGGTGCGTACGGTTCGGAAAGCCCTACGCTTCACCCGCGACCAACAGCGTTCCGCCAGCCGCCGCGAACTGACCAATTGGCTCGATCAGACGCTGGCTGAAAATGCTGACCGCTACAATTCCTACCTCTATAGCCAAAGCGAGCAGGCTGCGCTTAACATAGAAATTGAGCCTATTAAGTTTGCCGAAAATGCCCCCCAGGTTGATGCCCGCGAGGTATTGCAGGCCTGCTTCGACGCTAACTTCCGCCGCGACCCCACCATCTTCGCCATCGGCGAGGATGTCGGCCGCATCGGTGACGTAAACCAGGCTTTTGCTGGCTTGCAGGAGAAATTTGGCGAATTGCGCGTGACCGATACCGGCATTCGTGAGTGCACCATTGTAGGCCAGGGCATTGGCGCCGCGATGCGCGGCTTACGGCCCATTACCGAGATTCAATACCTTGATTATCTGCTGTATGCTATCCAGATTTTGTCGGATGATGTAGCGTGCTTGCAGTACCGTACTAAGGGTGGACAGAAGGCTCCACTAATCGTGCGCACCCGTGGGCATCGGTTGGAAGGTATCTGGCACAGCGGCTCGCCTATCGGCATGATTCTGAGCAGCATTCGGGGTATGCACGTGTGTGTGCCGCGTAACATGACGCAGGCCGCCGGCTTTTATAATACCCTATTGCGCAGCGACGAGCCCGCCTTGGTTATTGAGCCGCTGAATGGCTACCGCCTGAAGGAGCGCATTCCGCAGAACGTAGGTGAGTTTACGTTACCGCTTGGAGTGCCGGAAGTATTGCAGGCTGGCACCGACGTGACTATCGTAACCTATGGCTCTATGTGCCGGATCGTACTGGATGCGGCCAAGCAACTAGGCGAAGTTGGGATTTCGGTGGAGGTGATTGACGTGCAGACGCTGCTTCCTTTCGACTTGCAGCACGTTATTGCGGACAGCGTACGTAAAACCAGTCGCATACTTTTCGCCGACGAAGATGTGCCCGGTGGCGCTACGGCTTACATGATGCAGCACGTGCTCGACGACCAGCAGGCCTACCGCTTCCTCGACTCGCAGCCCCGTTGTTTAGCTGCCCAGCCCCACCGTCCGCCCTATGGCTCCGATGGCGATTACTTCAGCAAACCCAACGCCGAAGATGTATTTGATACGGTATACGAGATGCTGCAGGAATCTGATCCGAAGCGCTTCCCAGCGATTTATTAA
- a CDS encoding type I restriction enzyme HsdR N-terminal domain-containing protein has translation MQALDLPPFEYKLTKSGVNSLIWDVLRRKNVVLTPEEWVRQHVVHYLMNELGYPRGLLSLERGHAYNQRQKRTDICAFGPGGAPLLLVECKATTVPITAAVAHQVTTYNQTVGAPFLLLTNGLQHYCWLVDFAQKSNQRLAEIPKYEQALVLIS, from the coding sequence ATGCAAGCTCTCGACCTGCCGCCTTTCGAGTACAAACTTACAAAATCGGGCGTAAACTCCCTGATATGGGACGTATTGCGCCGCAAAAATGTGGTGCTCACCCCCGAAGAGTGGGTGCGCCAACACGTGGTGCACTACCTTATGAACGAGTTGGGCTACCCACGTGGCTTGCTCAGCTTGGAGCGCGGCCATGCCTACAACCAACGCCAGAAACGCACCGATATATGCGCTTTCGGTCCTGGGGGCGCCCCGCTTTTATTGGTAGAGTGTAAAGCCACCACCGTGCCTATCACAGCTGCCGTTGCGCACCAAGTTACTACCTATAATCAAACTGTCGGTGCGCCTTTCCTGCTGCTGACCAATGGCTTACAGCACTACTGTTGGCTGGTCGACTTCGCACAAAAAAGCAATCAGCGCCTAGCCGAAATTCCGAAATATGAGCAGGCGCTGGTTCTTATTTCTTAG
- a CDS encoding sigma-54-dependent transcriptional regulator: protein MPKILIIDDERSIRNTLKEILEYESYAVDQAEDGPSGLDMLIKNKYDVVLCDIKMPKMDGLEVLSRAQELAPDAAFIMISAHGSIDTAVDATKKGAYDFLQKPPDLNRLLVTVRNALDRTKLVTETKTLKKKIAKSSEMVGSSPALEQVRKAIAKVAPTDARVLITGPNGAGKEMVARQLHEQSNRANGPMIEVNCAAIPSELIESELFGHEKGSFTSAVKQRIGKFEQAHGGTLFLDEIGDMSLSAQAKVLRALQENKITRVGGEKEITVDVRVLAATNKNLQQEIADRNFREDLYHRLSVILIQVPPLNDRREDIGDLVQKFLDDIARDYGNKPKIVAPEALAYLKSLDWRGNIRELRNVVERLVIMSDDTITESDAKMYSGK from the coding sequence ATGCCCAAAATCCTCATTATCGACGACGAAAGGTCGATTCGTAATACACTAAAGGAAATTCTGGAGTACGAAAGCTACGCCGTCGATCAGGCCGAAGACGGTCCGTCGGGCCTAGATATGCTTATCAAGAATAAGTACGACGTGGTGCTCTGCGATATCAAAATGCCCAAAATGGATGGGCTGGAAGTATTAAGCCGCGCGCAAGAATTGGCCCCCGATGCCGCTTTCATTATGATTTCGGCCCACGGCAGCATCGATACCGCCGTAGATGCTACAAAGAAAGGTGCCTACGATTTCTTGCAGAAGCCACCAGACCTGAACCGCCTCTTGGTAACCGTGCGCAATGCCCTCGACCGCACCAAGCTGGTAACCGAAACCAAGACGCTTAAAAAGAAAATCGCTAAGAGTTCCGAGATGGTTGGCAGCTCGCCGGCGTTGGAGCAAGTGCGCAAGGCCATTGCTAAAGTCGCCCCCACCGATGCCCGCGTACTCATTACCGGCCCCAACGGTGCTGGAAAGGAGATGGTGGCCCGCCAACTGCACGAGCAAAGCAACCGCGCCAACGGACCAATGATTGAGGTAAACTGCGCCGCAATTCCATCCGAGCTGATCGAGAGTGAGCTGTTTGGTCACGAAAAAGGCTCGTTCACATCGGCGGTAAAGCAGCGCATTGGCAAGTTTGAGCAAGCGCACGGTGGCACCTTGTTTCTGGATGAAATCGGCGACATGAGCCTTTCCGCCCAGGCCAAAGTGCTGCGAGCTTTGCAGGAGAACAAGATAACCCGCGTGGGGGGCGAAAAGGAAATCACGGTAGACGTGCGCGTGCTGGCCGCCACCAACAAAAACCTCCAACAGGAAATCGCGGACCGCAATTTCCGCGAAGACTTATATCACCGCCTGTCGGTTATCCTTATCCAAGTTCCGCCGCTGAATGACCGCCGCGAAGATATCGGCGACCTCGTGCAGAAGTTCCTCGACGATATTGCTCGCGACTATGGCAACAAGCCCAAAATCGTCGCTCCCGAGGCCCTTGCTTACCTCAAAAGCCTCGACTGGCGCGGCAATATCCGCGAGCTCCGCAACGTAGTGGAGCGCTTGGTAATCATGAGCGACGATACCATTACGGAATCAGACGCCAAAATGTATTCCGGCAAGTAA
- a CDS encoding DUF1573 domain-containing protein, whose amino-acid sequence MKKFASPLFSLALLLLCFSTQAQGVMTFEREQHDFGNVPEGTMATHEFKFKNTGNQPIIIATVQASCGCTTPDWTKTPVLPGKTGMVKAVYSSAGRPGVFNKTVTVTSNAATPNTTLTIKGTVLGPEEVKASLTPAQKAQAPRLVLDRTTHDFGKMEAGQQPSARFTVKNTGKQDLLLGMITSPCNCVGYKKAPQPIKPGQSAVIEVLYAQRQLGPITDVATLNSNAVEGPAKLTIKANVVRDLNAASMVKESATAVPFK is encoded by the coding sequence ATGAAAAAGTTTGCCTCTCCCCTATTCAGCCTGGCTTTGCTGCTGCTATGCTTTTCAACTCAAGCTCAAGGCGTAATGACGTTTGAGAGAGAGCAGCATGATTTCGGCAATGTGCCCGAAGGCACGATGGCCACGCACGAGTTCAAGTTCAAAAACACCGGCAACCAGCCCATTATCATTGCTACCGTACAGGCCTCCTGCGGGTGTACTACGCCCGACTGGACCAAGACACCCGTACTACCCGGCAAAACGGGTATGGTGAAAGCCGTATATAGCAGTGCAGGCCGGCCTGGGGTGTTCAACAAAACGGTAACAGTGACCAGCAACGCTGCTACGCCAAACACTACACTCACCATCAAAGGCACGGTGCTTGGGCCTGAAGAAGTAAAGGCCAGCCTCACCCCCGCCCAAAAAGCCCAAGCTCCCCGCCTCGTACTCGACCGCACCACCCACGATTTCGGGAAGATGGAAGCGGGCCAGCAGCCTTCTGCTCGGTTCACGGTGAAAAATACAGGCAAGCAAGACTTGTTACTAGGCATGATAACCTCGCCTTGCAATTGCGTAGGCTACAAAAAAGCCCCCCAGCCCATCAAGCCCGGTCAAAGCGCCGTGATAGAGGTGCTCTACGCGCAGCGCCAGCTCGGCCCGATAACGGATGTAGCCACGCTGAACTCCAATGCCGTAGAAGGTCCTGCTAAGCTTACCATAAAAGCCAATGTAGTGCGCGATTTGAACGCGGCCAGCATGGTTAAAGAGAGCGCAACCGCCGTTCCCTTCAAGTAA
- the ald gene encoding alanine dehydrogenase gives MIIGVPKEIKNNENRVGLTPAGVAELRKHNHTVYVQATAGLGSGFQDAEYEEAGALILATIDEVYAQAEMIVKVKEPIKEEYNLIKEGQLLFTYFHFASGEELTHAMIERKAVCLAYETVELPNRALPLLIPMSEVAGRMAPQEGAKYLEKPLKGRGILLGGVPGVKPANVLVLGGGIVGTQAAKVAAGLGAQVTIMDINLNRLRELDDFMPKNVVTQYSNEYNIREAIKTVDLVVGAVLIPGAKAPHLITRDMLKTMRPGTVLVDVAVDQGGCIETCKPTTHEDPTFIIDDIVHYCVANMPGAVPYTSTLALTNATLPYAVRLANLGWQEACRRDAALRLGLNVVNGEVVYQGVAEAWNLPLVSVDSVLEEPSVYDNRGFQSF, from the coding sequence ATGATCATCGGCGTACCGAAAGAAATTAAGAACAACGAAAACCGCGTGGGCCTGACGCCCGCTGGCGTAGCTGAGCTTCGCAAGCACAACCACACCGTATATGTACAAGCTACTGCTGGCTTGGGCAGCGGTTTTCAGGACGCCGAATACGAAGAAGCCGGAGCATTGATTCTCGCTACCATCGACGAGGTGTATGCGCAGGCAGAGATGATCGTGAAGGTGAAGGAGCCGATTAAGGAAGAATATAACCTGATCAAAGAAGGCCAGCTGCTCTTCACTTATTTTCACTTTGCCAGCGGCGAGGAGCTCACCCACGCCATGATTGAGCGCAAGGCCGTGTGCTTGGCCTATGAGACGGTAGAGCTTCCCAACCGTGCCCTGCCCCTGCTCATTCCAATGAGCGAAGTGGCCGGCCGCATGGCTCCGCAGGAAGGCGCAAAGTATCTGGAGAAGCCACTGAAAGGTCGTGGCATTCTGCTGGGCGGCGTGCCCGGCGTAAAGCCTGCCAACGTGCTGGTTCTCGGTGGCGGTATCGTTGGTACGCAGGCTGCGAAGGTGGCTGCGGGTTTAGGTGCTCAGGTTACCATCATGGATATCAACCTGAACCGTTTGCGTGAGCTCGATGACTTCATGCCGAAGAACGTGGTGACGCAGTATTCCAACGAGTACAACATTCGCGAGGCCATCAAAACCGTTGACCTCGTAGTAGGTGCCGTGCTGATTCCAGGGGCAAAGGCGCCTCACCTCATTACCCGCGACATGCTCAAAACCATGCGCCCCGGCACGGTGCTCGTGGACGTAGCAGTGGACCAAGGTGGCTGCATCGAAACCTGCAAGCCGACCACGCATGAAGATCCAACCTTCATCATCGACGACATCGTGCACTACTGCGTGGCCAACATGCCAGGTGCAGTGCCTTACACGTCTACTTTGGCTCTGACCAACGCTACGTTGCCCTACGCCGTGCGCCTAGCCAATCTGGGCTGGCAGGAAGCTTGCCGCCGCGACGCAGCTTTGCGCCTGGGCCTGAACGTGGTGAATGGTGAAGTGGTATATCAAGGTGTAGCTGAAGCCTGGAATCTGCCCCTCGTAAGCGTTGATTCTGTACTTGAAGAGCCTTCGGTTTATGATAACCGCGGATTTCAGAGTTTTTAA
- a CDS encoding LTA synthase family protein, producing MLSPLLRLLLRRFALLLGVYVLLRAGFYWANQEVFREASATEVAWAFWHGFRFDMAALLLLNLPFLLLSLVPRFDKGWQGFVRGVYLTLNATGMALNIIDSQYFKFIGRRTTDELFTITDDIQRQAGQLAFHYWFLVPPFMVLFGLLWHFYPMPTAANLPPSPAASSLQRRFIRPLLEIVLVAVLAVIGIRGGLQLKPLRTGHAFVQLPPVLGHLALNSTFTFLRSLGYQAVERRAYFQSEARLQQALAPRMPAADLSAPRDNVVILLLESFSSEYTGIENGGRGYTPFFDSLATGGLFFRDHYANGRRSIEALPAVLAGMPALMESPFITSNFQTNELHGLGELLGRNGYATSVFHGAQNGTMGFNTFAGMVGVQRYFGLNEYPGGAKSPDYDGHWGIFDEPYLQYFAQQLSQQQQPFFSTVFTLTSHEPFPVPAKYKNRFTPGKLPIHASIGYTDFALRQFFKTAAKQPWYKNTLFILLADHTSQTLTPEYQNTLGSYKTPLLLFHPSGKLPPANTSRITQQADVPATVLDYLGMPDNGKLLPFGYSVFDTLANGRALFLTGGSYYLVHKDYVTELTANDQVRLYPYQRHNLPPRLLRMLPWPNSTAKNCVPACSF from the coding sequence ATGCTGTCACCCCTTCTGCGCCTGTTGCTCCGCCGCTTTGCCTTACTGTTAGGCGTGTATGTGCTGCTGCGCGCGGGCTTTTACTGGGCTAATCAAGAAGTGTTTCGCGAAGCATCGGCTACGGAAGTAGCGTGGGCGTTTTGGCACGGCTTCCGGTTTGATATGGCAGCGCTACTACTCCTAAATCTTCCGTTTCTGCTGCTGTCGTTGGTGCCGCGGTTTGATAAAGGCTGGCAGGGTTTTGTGCGGGGCGTTTATCTGACTCTGAACGCAACAGGAATGGCCCTCAATATTATTGATAGCCAGTATTTCAAGTTTATAGGGCGCCGCACAACCGATGAGCTGTTTACCATCACCGACGACATTCAGCGCCAGGCTGGCCAGTTAGCTTTTCATTACTGGTTCTTGGTGCCGCCGTTTATGGTGTTGTTTGGGCTGCTGTGGCACTTCTACCCGATGCCAACGGCTGCAAATTTGCCCCCCAGTCCGGCGGCAAGCTCACTGCAACGCCGCTTTATTCGGCCCCTGCTGGAGATAGTACTGGTGGCGGTGCTGGCGGTGATTGGCATTCGGGGCGGTTTGCAGCTCAAGCCATTGCGCACGGGGCACGCCTTTGTACAATTGCCGCCGGTGTTGGGGCATCTGGCATTGAACAGCACATTTACCTTTCTGCGAAGCCTTGGCTACCAAGCTGTAGAACGACGCGCGTATTTTCAGTCTGAGGCGCGGCTACAACAGGCATTAGCACCTCGAATGCCAGCAGCCGACCTCAGCGCGCCGCGCGACAACGTGGTGATTCTGCTGCTGGAAAGTTTTTCTTCCGAATATACCGGCATCGAAAACGGTGGCCGTGGCTACACGCCTTTCTTTGATTCGCTGGCCACCGGGGGGCTTTTTTTTCGTGACCACTACGCCAATGGGCGGCGCTCGATTGAGGCGCTGCCCGCTGTGCTAGCTGGCATGCCGGCGCTGATGGAAAGCCCATTTATCACCTCCAATTTTCAAACGAATGAGCTGCATGGCCTAGGAGAACTGCTGGGTCGAAACGGCTATGCTACCTCCGTGTTTCACGGCGCTCAGAATGGTACGATGGGCTTCAATACGTTTGCCGGCATGGTGGGCGTGCAGCGGTATTTTGGGCTCAATGAATATCCGGGCGGAGCCAAAAGTCCAGACTACGATGGGCATTGGGGTATTTTTGACGAGCCCTACTTGCAGTATTTCGCGCAGCAGCTAAGCCAACAACAGCAGCCGTTTTTCTCTACTGTTTTCACGCTCACCTCTCACGAGCCGTTCCCGGTGCCGGCCAAGTACAAAAACCGTTTTACACCAGGCAAATTGCCCATTCACGCCTCCATCGGCTACACCGATTTCGCGCTCCGACAATTCTTCAAAACTGCCGCCAAACAGCCCTGGTATAAGAATACACTCTTTATTCTGCTCGCCGATCATACGTCACAAACACTCACACCAGAGTATCAGAATACTTTAGGCAGCTATAAAACGCCCCTTCTTCTCTTCCACCCTAGCGGCAAATTGCCCCCCGCCAATACAAGCCGCATCACGCAGCAGGCCGACGTACCGGCTACTGTACTAGATTACTTGGGTATGCCTGACAACGGTAAACTACTGCCCTTCGGCTATTCCGTATTCGATACCTTAGCCAATGGGCGCGCACTGTTTCTGACGGGCGGCTCCTACTACCTCGTTCACAAAGATTATGTCACGGAGCTGACGGCCAACGACCAAGTGCGCCTCTACCCTTACCAACGCCATAATTTGCCCCCACGCCTGTTGAGAATGCTGCCATGGCCCAACAGTACGGCCAAGAACTGCGTGCCAGCGTGCAGTTTCTAA
- a CDS encoding AMP nucleosidase has product MKDKSAIVENWLPRYTGVPLKEFGQYILLTNFINYVNMFAEQFDVEVRGLDKPMQSATANGITIINFGMGSPMAATVMDLLSAIKPKAALFLGKCGGLKSKTKLGDLILPIAAIRGEGTSDDYLPPEIPALPSFRLQRAVSSMIKKHEKDYWTGTVYTTNRRVWEHDEAFKEYLRQIRAMAVDMETATIFVVGFINEIPHGALLLVSDNPMTPEGVKTAESDSKVTLGYVHTHLQIGIDSLIELKNSGESVKHMRFE; this is encoded by the coding sequence ATGAAGGACAAATCCGCGATAGTGGAGAACTGGCTGCCGCGTTATACCGGTGTGCCACTCAAGGAGTTCGGGCAGTATATTCTGCTTACCAACTTCATCAATTACGTGAATATGTTCGCCGAGCAGTTCGACGTAGAAGTGCGCGGACTAGATAAGCCGATGCAGTCGGCTACGGCCAACGGTATCACGATTATCAACTTCGGCATGGGCTCGCCGATGGCTGCTACCGTTATGGATTTACTGTCAGCCATCAAGCCTAAAGCGGCGCTGTTTCTGGGCAAATGCGGCGGCTTGAAGAGCAAGACCAAGCTCGGCGACCTGATTCTACCCATCGCGGCTATTCGCGGCGAGGGTACTTCCGATGATTATCTGCCTCCGGAAATTCCGGCTCTTCCCTCCTTCCGTTTGCAGCGGGCCGTGTCGTCGATGATTAAGAAGCACGAAAAGGACTACTGGACCGGCACTGTGTACACCACCAACCGCCGCGTGTGGGAACACGATGAGGCCTTCAAGGAATACCTGCGCCAGATTCGGGCAATGGCTGTGGATATGGAAACGGCCACCATTTTCGTGGTGGGTTTTATCAATGAGATTCCCCACGGCGCCCTGCTGCTGGTGAGCGATAACCCGATGACGCCCGAAGGTGTGAAAACGGCCGAAAGCGACTCCAAAGTAACGCTCGGGTACGTGCACACGCACTTGCAGATCGGTATTGACTCGCTGATCGAGTTGAAAAACTCCGGCGAATCGGTGAAGCACATGCGCTTCGAGTAG
- a CDS encoding SMI1/KNR4 family protein: MNRSYMKGIIYTGEAIIDHKLLAMLPKELQAFLRQHNGVVAYFGGLHIRGCCAEPAWHSLREAWQGEQALQKTYDTVLKIDIPFAQDCVGNQFLLRQGEVVFLDTETGEIAPLEVDFKHFLIGAEKFPVDALGLEPLRRWQQQGEVLAPGQLLHVYPPVCIAATTDKATLTPVSVPKRMAFLADLYRQIKHLPNGQSLTIKPLQD, from the coding sequence GTGAACCGCTCCTACATGAAAGGAATTATTTATACCGGCGAGGCCATCATCGACCATAAGCTACTGGCGATGCTGCCCAAAGAGCTGCAAGCATTTTTACGGCAGCACAATGGCGTAGTAGCTTACTTCGGTGGCTTGCATATTCGGGGCTGCTGTGCTGAGCCGGCGTGGCACTCGTTGCGAGAAGCGTGGCAGGGTGAGCAGGCGCTGCAAAAGACTTACGACACGGTCCTGAAGATTGACATCCCATTTGCGCAGGACTGCGTGGGCAATCAGTTTTTGCTGCGACAGGGCGAGGTTGTTTTTCTTGATACGGAAACCGGGGAAATCGCCCCGCTGGAAGTTGACTTTAAGCATTTCCTGATTGGTGCCGAGAAGTTTCCGGTGGATGCGCTGGGGCTGGAGCCTTTGCGGCGCTGGCAGCAACAGGGTGAAGTTTTGGCGCCCGGCCAACTGCTACACGTGTATCCGCCGGTTTGTATTGCCGCCACTACTGACAAAGCCACACTAACGCCAGTTTCAGTGCCGAAGCGAATGGCTTTTCTGGCTGACTTATACCGTCAAATTAAGCACTTGCCCAACGGTCAGTCGCTCACCATCAAGCCGCTTCAGGATTAG
- a CDS encoding acyl transferase — translation MSFRDEHLRVLPSVSPTNFEEIALALFRYQAQNCPPYHDYIAALGRKPSDAKKLTDIPFLPIEFFKTHEVRTAPADWAPQEIFLSSGTTQQQRSRHLLRDPALYRRNAARIFEQTYGPLTNWIFLALLPSYLEQGQSSLVAMVEHFATVSGQTQPAFFLHDHKALLQALAAAKRDSGRQVMLLGVSYALLDLVTAYAGAPELLGLTVLETGGMKGRRREMIREELHAELQTAFGPQGIHSEYGMTELLSQAYSTGNGRFFCPPVLRILLREPSDPFSVDTTRPAGAINVIDLANIDSCAFIETKDLARQYSDGSFEVLGRLDNSDVRGCNQMV, via the coding sequence ATGAGTTTCCGCGATGAGCACCTGCGTGTTCTACCTTCTGTCTCACCTACCAATTTTGAGGAAATAGCTCTGGCCTTATTTCGGTATCAGGCCCAAAATTGCCCCCCATACCATGACTATATCGCCGCGCTGGGCCGCAAACCCAGTGACGCTAAAAAGCTGACGGACATACCTTTCCTGCCGATTGAGTTTTTCAAAACCCACGAGGTACGCACCGCACCCGCCGATTGGGCTCCGCAGGAAATCTTTCTGAGTAGCGGTACCACCCAGCAGCAACGCAGCCGCCACCTCCTGCGCGACCCAGCGCTGTACAGGCGCAACGCCGCGCGAATTTTTGAGCAAACCTACGGCCCCCTGACCAACTGGATTTTTCTGGCGCTATTGCCCTCCTATCTAGAGCAAGGGCAGTCTTCCTTGGTGGCTATGGTTGAACATTTTGCCACCGTATCGGGCCAAACTCAACCCGCGTTTTTCCTGCACGACCATAAGGCTTTGTTGCAGGCGCTAGCAGCAGCTAAGCGCGATTCTGGTCGTCAGGTAATGCTTCTGGGCGTGTCGTATGCCTTGCTCGATTTGGTAACTGCCTATGCGGGGGCGCCCGAGCTATTAGGGCTCACGGTGCTGGAAACCGGCGGCATGAAAGGACGGCGGCGCGAAATGATTCGGGAGGAGTTGCATGCCGAGTTGCAGACCGCTTTTGGGCCGCAAGGTATTCACTCCGAATACGGCATGACCGAGTTGCTTTCTCAAGCTTACAGCACCGGCAACGGCCGCTTTTTTTGCCCCCCAGTCCTCCGCATTCTGCTCCGTGAGCCGTCCGACCCATTTTCCGTTGACACTACACGCCCGGCCGGTGCTATTAATGTCATCGACTTGGCGAATATTGATTCCTGCGCCTTTATCGAAACCAAAGACTTAGCTCGTCAATATTCTGATGGCTCATTTGAGGTGTTAGGCCGGCTGGACAACTCAGATGTGCGCGGCTGCAACCAGATGGTGTAG